ctcgccgccaTGGCGCGCCGCCTCGTGCTCTGGCGCGTGCTCCCGCCCTCCTGCGTGCCCGACAGCTGCATCGTCAACGTCTACGACGTCGACGACTGCATCCCGCCGCACGTCGACCACCACGACTTCCTCCGCCCCTTCTGCACCGCCTCCTTCCTCGCCGAGGCGCCCATCCTCTTCGGCAGGGACATGCGGGTGGTCGCCCCCGGGGAGTTCTCCGCCGCGGCCTCCATCCCGCTGCCCGTGGGGTCCGTGCTCGtgctcgccggcaacggcgccgaCGTCGCCAAGCACTGCGTCCCCGCCGTGCCGGCCAAGAGGATCTCCATCACGTTCAGGAAGATGGACGCCTCCAAGGTCCCGTTCGGCTTCCGGCCCGACCCGCTGCTGCAGAGCCTCGCGGCTGCTGTGGTCCGGCCGGCGATGACAGCGGCGAGCGCGCCTCCGAACAGATCAGCCTGGGAGCAGGGCCAGGGCGAGCCGGCCAAGCATGCCAcacctcagcagcagcagcagcaaccggcGGCGCCTCTGTACCAGGCTGCTGCTGCTGTTAGGGCGGGACAGACACAGTCACAGAGCCCCGGCGGCGGAGTGCCTTTCAGCCTCTCCACCGACGAGTTCCCGGCGCTTGGTGCCTCGCCGGCCAGCGGACGAAGGCCGGGAAGGAGATAAAAAACTCAATTTTTTGAAAGATGATTGTACTTCAGTTTGTTGGAGCTCCATGTATTAACGACATTCATTCATTCATCCCATGTATTAAAGAAAGAAAACTTATATTACTATATGAGTAcattgatgatgatgatctacTCTGATTGAGTTGGTTTGATGATCCACTACAATCCGTGGCTCATGAAATTTCAAAGATGGCACTATCAAATGACCGCCGATTTCTAAATACTAATAGTGATTTACTATACATTTTCTTTTTACCATTATGTTCAGCATATTTTTCAGTTTTGTCTCCGCAAATAAAGTTTAAACAGCGAGAAGGGGTGTGTTCCTTGATTCAATTCATTACGGCATCTCCAACACAAGCCCTCAAACCTTGCCACATACGCAACGGACACCCCGGATCCATCCAAAACCTCTCCCGCGCCCGCATCCTCTCTCATCCGCGCCCGCGGCATTAAAAACAGGCGTGTTGGAGAAACCCACTCTGATGCCTGCTTGCCCTAGCTGGTCCCCGCTATTTTATAATTGTCCATGCCTGACACAATCCGCACCGCACCACCGTCGCTCCCGCTCCTCCTCACTGCACCACCTCCACCATGACCACGAGCCCTGAAGTGACCTGGGATAACCTTACGGCAGAGCAAAAATACTATCTCTCGACTCATCGTAGAGTAAATCATCATTAGAGTAACCCGATTTACTCTAATTGATCTGCTATAATGATCAGCTCCAATCAGTGGTTCATGAAGTTTCTAAGCTAGACTATAAAAGTAGTGGGTTCAATTCTATCAACAGTAATGAGATATCCTCTTACCACTTCATCGGCAGAAATAAAGTTTAAACAGCAAGTAGAGGCAAAAGGAATTAATGATCTCATGTGGACTTGAGAAACAAAATCTGAACTACAGAGAAAATTGCTGCCTTGGAAGAAAAAATTGTTGAAAATCAGGTCACTGGAATCTACTGCCTGCCAAATCACCATCTCATGTCGATTTCGGCTACTGCCGTAGTATCAGACCGTTTCTCCATTCAGCTACTTCTACTCGGTACATATTTTCATTGCAGCATTCTTTATACTGAAAAAAAAAAGTTGACCTGCAGCCATCAAGAACACAAGTGTTGCACGATTGAACCAACGTCTTtggcaaggtgaacaaataaaGTATATAGTTGAAACCATCTCCAtaccttctactccctccgttccaaattactcgtcgtggttttagttcaaaatttgaactaaaaccacgacgagtaatttggaacggagggagtattgattAGGTTCATTCGTAAAACAAAAATTGAATACACCACGAAGTACCATATTTCAAATTACAGGTTACAACATTGTGCACAACAAGAAGACTAAACCAATATCTATTATGACGTGCTCGTCGTGTTGTAAGCCATGTCCGCAGAGGACGTGTCCATGTCATTCAAGCCCAGCTCCTCGTTTTGCTCCCAGCTCCTCTCGTACTCCTCAACTGCAATTCAATTCACAGACAAGCAGGTACTGGAATATCAATACATATTTTCAGCAATTCAAAACAATGACAAAACAAAAAAGTTTGCAACGAGCAGTATCATTTCTTGTTAGCTGTTTGTCATCTTACTTGTTAGCTGTTTGTCATCTTCTAGCGAATCTGTCGCTGGAGCAATAAACGAAGCCGCCAATGCATCATCAAGAATTAAAGTCCATGGCTCTTCTAGATTTAGAAGCTGAAATATACAGATACACATTAAAATATGTATGTAACAGATTGAAGGAAATCATTAACAGATTAACTCATGGCATCCTTCGACACCTATGCTGAAAAGGGACACCCAAAATAGCAGGTTATTTTCCACATGTTAGTAATAATTACATTCAATTCTGGACAGTAATTCAAAAAAACGATTTGCTCCATGTTTACCAAGAAAAGAACGCTGCCAGACAGCTTAGACTTTAACaagtactccttccgtcccataatataagagcgttttttacattaGTATgtaaaaaacgcttttatattatgggacagagggagtataacttTGCTCAAGAACTGATGTGTGCTTTATAATATTCTGAAGATTAGGTGAAATAGAACCTTGCTACAGCGACAATGTTCAACATATCAAAAGGAAAAATACCAACCTTTGCTAATCTCTCTGTGAAACCATCCCATTTCTTCTTCTTCCATTCATATGTGCTGTCACCCAACTGGAATCCATGAACTCGCTCCAGTGCTGCAAGCCCAAAAAGATGCATATATTTGAGTTTCAGGAGGAAATTTGTACCCATAACAATTCTAACGATCACATCGTATTCTGGTGTACTTCACATCGACATAAGTTGCACAAACTCTGTTGGAACACAAAAGCTTCCACAAACTTCAATTTTTTTAAATCTTCCTCTAAATCTAACGTATATGCATACCTGAAAGTGCAGAGAGTAACAAACATACATGTGCCACAATATTTCGAATAAATTCCTGCCTAGTCATATACTGTTAAGCTGTTGGCAAAAGAGATGGGCCTACGTCTAGCTATGAGAGGAACATCAACTATGCAACTTACCTACTAGATACTTCCATCTCATACAAGCTACGAAAAAAAAATACTGGAAGACACACCTTTGACTAGAATTAGCATGGCTCTTGCAGTCAATTTTGGTCCCATAAACAGAGGAGGCATGAGTATATAAGTGGCGAACATACCCTCGCATATTTTCACAATTAAACCTTCAACTGTTGTCACAATGCCACCCAGTGTTCCGCTTGACAGCTCCAACTCAAGTTCAGGTACACTAACTGCTGCTGAATCTGACTGAAAAAGTTAAGAGGTCTGAATCAACTAAGTTACATATGAGATATTGCAACAAGTCTGAACATCCTTTTTGGTTTTGCTAAATAATGGATAGTGGAGCCTATTCATCCATTTTGGTATGAAGAAACTGTAGTAAGATTCAACCCAACACATATCATGTTCCTTAATTACACAAGTATCACAAAGTTAAACTGTATTCACTCGCTAAAAGCTCCAGGTTAGGTAGTCCAAAACAGCCGAGTCATAACTAAATAACTACCAGCTCAATTGAAGAAGAAAATTACAAGGGGTAAGACACAAAGAAGTAACACTAATGTTCCCCGTTCCATATGTACAATCATTAATCTAATGCACATATATGGAAACTAAAAGATTTGCATGGAGAATGAGAGAATGGGAAAGAGTAAATTTCTAACCTTTATGACATCACGACTAAGATCTTTTACATTTCGCACAATCAGAGTTGTTTTCTTTCCTTTAGCTGGGATTTCACCACCAGGCTTCAACTGGTTAACGAGACAGTGGCATTTTTTAGTTCAGAAGTGTGACCAAGTACAACACTGGTAAATCCAGTTCTTTTTTATATGGAAAAAAATAATCAAATATGACACGGGAACTGACCTCTGAGTTGCGATAGCCACATGCATCACATGATGTAGCCATAACAATCACCTCTCGAAAATATGGGATTTCTACCAAAGGTTAAGGATCAGACACTAGTAAA
This region of Triticum aestivum cultivar Chinese Spring chromosome 2D, IWGSC CS RefSeq v2.1, whole genome shotgun sequence genomic DNA includes:
- the LOC123050820 gene encoding RNA demethylase ALKBH9B, whose product is MSSLLPDEGMARVRRKKDFRHMERVDGRMLNILQGLELHANVFSPDEQARIVACVLDLQDQGRRGRLRERTYSEPRKWMRGKGRATIQFGCCYNYAADRDGNPPGIVRDESVDPLPPLLAAMARRLVLWRVLPPSCVPDSCIVNVYDVDDCIPPHVDHHDFLRPFCTASFLAEAPILFGRDMRVVAPGEFSAAASIPLPVGSVLVLAGNGADVAKHCVPAVPAKRISITFRKMDASKVPFGFRPDPLLQSLAAAVVRPAMTAASAPPNRSAWEQGQGEPAKHATPQQQQQQPAAPLYQAAAAVRAGQTQSQSPGGGVPFSLSTDEFPALGASPASGRRPGRR